In Geobacter anodireducens, a genomic segment contains:
- a CDS encoding cytochrome C biogenesis protein ResB → MLTRTYQSLASLSLGLWLMGGVMVLLAVGSFGGEEAAALNAMPLSVWLTRAPLAASWWLWGTLALLTLLTINTILCSIEAIRLRLGKSTLPALVAPQLMHLGFLLIVLAHLLSATGGAKEAMQVYQGSSIGFPDGSTLHVGPISVATGPMGMPTDYRAQVRAVTGSRVEEGTVSPNHPFFHGGFGVYLKHAEEYPFPVAVMEIHREPGAGWALAGALLFTAGNGMLLALRRERR, encoded by the coding sequence CTCATGGGGGGAGTCATGGTGCTTCTGGCCGTCGGCTCCTTCGGCGGCGAAGAGGCAGCGGCCCTGAACGCCATGCCCCTCTCCGTCTGGCTCACCCGTGCCCCCCTCGCCGCCTCCTGGTGGCTCTGGGGGACCCTGGCGCTCCTGACGCTTCTCACCATCAACACCATCCTCTGCAGCATAGAGGCAATCCGGCTGAGGCTCGGCAAAAGCACCCTGCCGGCGCTGGTGGCCCCGCAACTCATGCACCTGGGCTTCCTGCTCATCGTCCTGGCTCACCTGCTGAGCGCCACGGGGGGAGCCAAGGAGGCCATGCAGGTCTACCAGGGCTCCTCCATCGGGTTCCCGGACGGGAGTACCCTCCATGTGGGGCCCATTTCGGTGGCCACGGGCCCCATGGGGATGCCGACCGACTATCGCGCCCAGGTGCGCGCCGTGACCGGCAGCCGAGTGGAGGAAGGAACGGTGAGCCCCAACCATCCGTTCTTTCACGGCGGGTTCGGCGTCTATCTCAAGCACGCGGAGGAGTACCCCTTCCCCGTGGCCGTCATGGAAATCCACCGGGAACCGGGGGCCGGCTGGGCCCTGGCCGGCGCCCTCCTCTTCACGGCCGGTAACGGCATGCTCCTTGCGCTCCGACGGGAACGCCGCTGA